The sequence TACCGGATGCTGCCGTCCAAGATGCCGGTCGAGATTTGGCGTGAGGCGAAAAAAATTACTGAGACCGCCATCAAAGTTCTCGGGTTGCGTAACTGTGCAGTCTTCACGGATTTGATTGTCGATGAAAATGGAAAAGTTAAAATCATCGAAATCGCGAGTCGCATGGGCGGTTACCGACCGCTGATGTATTTACACGCTTACGACTTTTACTTACCCGACTTACTGATTCGCGCGGTGACTGGTAGACCGGTGCGCCGACGCAAGAAAGCGCAAAGATTTGTTTCCTTGCTCGAAATTTTCCCGGAGCAAAACGGTAAATTCGTGCGTGTCGAAAATCTCGCGGCAATTAAAAAAGATCCCGCGCTCGTCTATTTCAAAATGAAAGCCAAGAAAGATTCGCTAGTCGGACACGCTCGTGAGAATTTCGAGCCAGTCGCCGTATTGCTCATTACTGGCAAAAATTACCGTGCGCTAGAGCAAAAGTCGCGCGAGATTCACGAGCAATTGAAAGTCATCGTCGCTTAGAAATTCAGCTAAATAGCAGTTTGGCGCGTTTCGGGCTTTTCCGCTAAAATCCGCGGGAAAAGAATTAAGTATTAAGAAATAAGAACTAAGAAATAAGGATCAAGGATTAAGTTTTTTCTTACTACTTAAAACTTATTCCTTACGACTTACAACTTACTCCTTACCTAAATGTCCTCAGAATATACCGCCGATTCCATCCAAGTCCTCGAAGGGCTGGCGCCAGTGCGCAAACGCCCGGGCATGTACATCGGTTCGACCGATGCGCGCGGGCTGCACCATTTGATTTGGGAAGTCGTCGACAACTCGATCGATGAGGCGATGGCGGGTTTCGCCAATGAAATCGTCGTCACGATTCAAAAAGACGGTGCTTGTTCCGTGCTCGACAACGGTCGTGGTATTCCAGTCGAGACACACAAAGCGACAGGCAAATCTGCGCTCGACACTGTTTTGACAGTACTTCACGCGGGAGGCAAATTCGGCGGGGAGGCGAGTGGCTACAAAGTTTCCGGCGGTCTGCATGGCGTCGGTGTCTCAGTCGTGAATGCGCTCTCGGTCAAAGTCATTGCCGAGGTTTTCCGTGATGGCAAACACTACCGCATGAAGTTCACCGACGGTGGCTCGAAGTCGTATCCACTCGAGACGCTCGGCGCTTCCAAATTTAACGGCACGAAAATTACTTTTTACCCTGACCCGACGATTTTCAAAGAGGGGACGGACTTCAAACTTGAGACAATTTTCACACGCTTGCGTCAGCAGGCTTACCTCACGAAAGATGTGAAAATCGCGATTCACGATGAGCGCGTCGACCGCAAATATAAGTTTTACTTCGAGGGTGGCATCAAATCTTATGTCGCGAATCTCGACCAAAACCGCGAGCGCCTGACGAATGTTTTTTATGTCGGCAAAGAACACCCAGACGCTTTCGTCGAGGTCGCGCTCCAGTACACCAATGCTTACAACGAAGAGGTTTTCTCGTTCGCCAACAACATTCACACGATTGACGGTGGTACGCACCTCACTGGTTTCCGTACCGCGCTGACGCGTGAAATCAATTCCTACGCGCGCAAAAATAATTTACTCAAGGATAACGAAACGAATCTCACTGCGGAAGATGTGCGCGAAGGTCTGACTGCGATTGTTTCAGTCAAAGTGCGCGATCCGCAA comes from Patescibacteria group bacterium and encodes:
- the gyrB gene encoding DNA topoisomerase (ATP-hydrolyzing) subunit B, producing the protein MSSEYTADSIQVLEGLAPVRKRPGMYIGSTDARGLHHLIWEVVDNSIDEAMAGFANEIVVTIQKDGACSVLDNGRGIPVETHKATGKSALDTVLTVLHAGGKFGGEASGYKVSGGLHGVGVSVVNALSVKVIAEVFRDGKHYRMKFTDGGSKSYPLETLGASKFNGTKITFYPDPTIFKEGTDFKLETIFTRLRQQAYLTKDVKIAIHDERVDRKYKFYFEGGIKSYVANLDQNRERLTNVFYVGKEHPDAFVEVALQYTNAYNEEVFSFANNIHTIDGGTHLTGFRTALTREINSYARKNNLLKDNETNLTAEDVREGLTAIVSVKVRDPQFEGQTKGKLGNAEVQSAVNAIFGEAFANYLEEQPADAKAMVGKCALAARARIAARAARDTVLRKGALEGSNLPGKLADCSSRKPEESELYIVEGDSAGGSAKQGRDRFTQAILPLRGKILNVEQARLDRMLANNEIKNLVLAFGTSIGDSFDIKKLRYHRIVIMTDADVDGSHIRTLLLTLFYRHFRPLVDGGFVYIAVPPLYKIAKGKQVWYAYTDEEKFKILKDNHLAVDEIPSNSVVEDDSDEEEDSPKKKSSSAGVKIQRYKGLGEMNPEQLWETTMDPTRRIQLRVAVEDAEKANQIFETLMGGEVPPRRKFIQTHAKSVENLDI